The following are encoded in a window of bacterium SCSIO 12643 genomic DNA:
- a CDS encoding riboflavin synthase, with translation MFTGIIEEVGKVTKLQKEQENLHITLTSGITSELKIDQSVAHNGVCLTVVDIQDSEYTVTAIKETLDKSNIGDFQVGDEVNLERSMMMQGRIDGHIVQGHVDQIAHVVRIDEEDGSWKFGFEYDKKQGNLTVSKGSITVNGVSLTVVDSSPGHFSVAIIPYTIAHTNFKNFVMGTKVNLEFDIIGKYVATYMSQLQA, from the coding sequence ATGTTTACAGGAATTATAGAAGAAGTAGGAAAGGTTACGAAACTTCAAAAAGAACAAGAGAATTTACATATTACCCTAACATCCGGAATTACATCAGAATTGAAAATTGATCAGAGTGTGGCGCACAATGGTGTGTGTTTGACTGTGGTGGATATTCAAGATTCAGAATATACGGTTACAGCCATTAAAGAAACTTTGGATAAATCTAACATTGGAGATTTTCAGGTTGGAGATGAGGTAAATCTAGAGCGGAGTATGATGATGCAAGGTCGTATTGACGGACATATTGTACAAGGCCATGTAGATCAAATTGCACATGTGGTGCGTATTGATGAAGAAGACGGAAGTTGGAAGTTTGGATTCGAATACGATAAAAAGCAAGGAAATTTAACAGTTTCCAAAGGGTCAATTACTGTAAACGGTGTAAGTTTGACCGTTGTAGATTCAAGCCCCGGACATTTTAGTGTTGCAATAATTCCTTATACGATTGCGCACACCAATTTTAAGAACTTTGTGATGGGTACAAAGGTGAATCTGGAATTCGATATTATTGGGAAGTATGTAGCAACTTATATGTCGCAGCTACAAGCTTAA
- a CDS encoding gliding motility-associated C-terminal domain-containing protein → MKKTLIVFLFSLLLFPLGLWATHNRAGEITYEHISGLTYRITVTTYTNESSVTADRCSLDVFFGDGTSATVNRVNGGACGGGGSAGCQHCGVSIGNNTKLNVYVTEHTYPSTGTYRITMEDPNRNQGVVNIPNSVQVVFFIYAELNIFPGGTANSSPRLTNPPVDDACLNVLYEHNPGAVDQDISNNGLSDSLSYKLVTCLGNGGAPIPNYTLPDKWGPGPDNTISIDPLTGTLSWDSPKIQGEYNVAILIEEWRRIGGTITKIGSVLRDLQITVDVCQTNNPPQIQPMTDTCVTATEALNKTVTAIDNDFLPPSFIERQSVELSATGDPFYVQGNKASFPTKTAERIVSQDFDWSTQCNHIRSYPYFVVFRAQDNAPNVRLTDYLDWRINVLAPAPTNINAEPFGAGINVTWGYSQCTNAAGYRIYRRLDSLGYEAPLCETGIPASTGYQLVGSTVGAGSTTFYDNDNGKGLISGQKYCYMVYAYFDDGAESYPSTESCATLRKEVPIITRVSVNTTDAINGSDTVKWAKPTELDVQKYPGPYQYKILRKVNNGNFTIVGSSIINADLNLIDTVFVDTGINTRDNQHTYQIEIYSNQVLVGPSRTATSPWLKLKPLDNRMELSLNIDVPWQNRTMYVYRQNSSGSFDYVDSANTLVFTDSNLINGREYCYYITTKGDYADTTLEFPILNNSQIRCDTVVDKQPPCPPQDLTIKSECELFFNDLAWLNPNDICDTTDDVVSYNIYYRPFSEGDFSVIEQVQGATNTTKLFDNLESVAGCYAITAIDSFDNESPFSNVVCVDNCPYYELPNIFTPGKDKQNDFYVPLPGWRYVQEVDMTIYNRWGEVVYTATDPALGWDGSTTEGRGLPNGTYFYVCKVYEIRLEGIVERILKGTVTLLRESGQPTN, encoded by the coding sequence ATGAAAAAAACACTAATCGTTTTTTTATTCTCATTACTACTTTTCCCGCTTGGTTTATGGGCTACACATAACCGTGCGGGTGAGATTACCTATGAACATATTTCGGGTTTAACCTATAGAATTACCGTGACTACATACACCAATGAAAGTTCCGTAACTGCGGATAGATGTTCATTGGATGTTTTTTTTGGTGATGGAACTTCAGCAACCGTAAATAGAGTGAATGGTGGAGCTTGTGGTGGTGGAGGTTCTGCCGGCTGTCAGCATTGTGGTGTGAGCATTGGAAATAATACAAAGCTGAATGTTTACGTTACAGAACATACTTATCCAAGTACAGGGACTTATCGTATTACCATGGAAGATCCCAATAGGAATCAGGGTGTGGTCAATATTCCAAATTCGGTGCAGGTTGTATTCTTTATTTATGCGGAGCTCAATATTTTTCCAGGAGGAACTGCGAATTCATCTCCACGATTAACAAATCCACCAGTGGATGATGCATGTTTAAATGTTTTATATGAGCATAATCCGGGAGCTGTAGATCAGGATATCTCTAATAATGGATTGAGTGATAGTTTATCATATAAGCTCGTCACCTGTTTAGGTAATGGAGGAGCACCAATTCCTAATTATACCTTACCTGATAAATGGGGGCCTGGACCGGATAACACGATTTCGATTGATCCTTTAACCGGAACCTTGAGTTGGGATAGCCCGAAAATACAAGGAGAATATAATGTAGCGATTTTAATTGAAGAATGGCGAAGAATTGGAGGTACAATCACTAAAATAGGAAGTGTATTACGGGATTTGCAAATTACAGTAGATGTATGTCAGACCAATAATCCGCCACAGATTCAACCAATGACAGATACATGTGTTACGGCCACTGAAGCTTTAAATAAAACGGTTACGGCCATAGATAATGATTTCTTACCACCGAGTTTTATTGAGCGCCAAAGTGTAGAATTATCCGCTACAGGTGATCCGTTCTATGTTCAGGGAAATAAAGCAAGTTTCCCGACCAAAACAGCAGAACGTATCGTTTCGCAGGATTTTGATTGGTCCACGCAGTGTAATCACATTCGTAGTTATCCGTATTTCGTAGTCTTTAGGGCACAGGATAATGCACCTAATGTCAGGTTAACAGATTATCTGGATTGGAGGATAAATGTTTTGGCACCTGCGCCAACCAATATTAATGCGGAACCTTTCGGAGCAGGAATTAATGTGACCTGGGGATATTCGCAGTGTACCAATGCGGCAGGATATAGAATTTATAGACGCCTGGACTCATTAGGATATGAAGCACCATTGTGTGAAACCGGAATTCCGGCATCTACGGGATATCAATTGGTAGGAAGTACAGTAGGAGCCGGATCGACTACGTTTTATGATAATGATAATGGAAAAGGATTAATTAGTGGGCAGAAGTATTGTTACATGGTATATGCATATTTTGATGATGGAGCGGAGAGTTATCCTTCAACAGAGAGTTGTGCGACACTAAGAAAAGAAGTCCCTATTATTACCCGTGTGAGCGTAAATACTACAGATGCGATCAATGGTAGTGATACCGTGAAATGGGCAAAACCGACAGAATTAGATGTTCAGAAATATCCGGGACCATATCAATACAAAATATTAAGAAAAGTCAATAATGGGAATTTTACAATTGTAGGTTCCTCCATCATTAATGCTGATCTGAATCTTATTGATACCGTTTTTGTGGATACTGGGATTAATACCCGAGATAATCAACATACGTATCAAATTGAGATTTATAGCAATCAAGTGCTTGTTGGGCCATCCAGAACAGCAACTTCGCCATGGTTGAAATTAAAACCACTAGATAATCGTATGGAATTGTCATTGAATATCGATGTTCCTTGGCAGAATAGAACGATGTACGTCTATCGTCAAAACTCAAGCGGAAGTTTTGATTATGTAGATTCAGCAAATACTCTTGTATTTACGGATAGTAATTTAATAAATGGACGAGAGTATTGTTATTACATTACAACCAAGGGAGATTATGCGGATACCACATTAGAATTCCCAATATTGAATAATTCGCAAATCAGATGCGATACGGTGGTTGATAAACAGCCTCCATGTCCTCCTCAAGATCTGACCATCAAAAGTGAATGTGAATTGTTTTTTAATGATTTGGCGTGGTTAAACCCAAACGATATTTGCGATACAACAGATGATGTGGTGAGTTATAACATTTATTACAGACCATTTAGCGAAGGGGATTTCTCGGTGATTGAACAAGTTCAGGGGGCGACAAATACAACAAAACTGTTTGATAATCTGGAATCTGTTGCAGGATGTTACGCGATTACTGCAATTGACTCATTTGATAATGAAAGCCCATTTAGTAATGTAGTCTGTGTGGATAACTGTCCGTATTACGAGTTACCTAATATTTTTACTCCGGGTAAAGACAAACAGAATGATTTTTATGTTCCATTACCAGGTTGGAGATATGTACAGGAGGTGGATATGACGATTTACAACCGTTGGGGTGAAGTGGTATATACCGCAACTGATCCAGCATTGGGATGGGATGGTAGTACAACAGAAGGAAGAGGGCTGCCAAACGGAACGTATTTTTATGTATGTAAAGTCTATGAAATAAGATTGGAAGGAATCGTAGAGCGTATTTTAAAGGGAACTGTAACTTTGCTGCGTGAATCGGGGCAACCCACGAATTAA
- the pdxA gene encoding 4-hydroxythreonine-4-phosphate dehydrogenase PdxA → MKRNNNKVKVAISCGDINGIGLETIIKSFLDTRMFELCTPMVYGNHHISKAYRKKIGIQDFSFNLIKNHDKSNQKKVNLISITDEKMDLSFGSVTNQAGKLAYQSITNATDALASNHADVLVTAPIHKQNIPWEYEDIKGHTEYLAHYANEDHPLMMMVHNNLRVGVVTGHLPLKEVSKTLTKDRIIQTLEVFQKSLKQDFSIHQPKIAVLGLNPHAGDNGVIGKEEMETIIPAIEAFNADGNIAIGPFASDGFFGSGQFKKFDGILAMYHDQGLIPFKTISNNEGVNFTAGLPIVRTSPDHGTAFDIAGKNIADPTSFRNAIYLAMDIYRNRKNYRELTKNVLEVKK, encoded by the coding sequence ATGAAACGTAATAACAATAAAGTAAAAGTAGCCATTTCCTGTGGAGACATCAACGGCATCGGTTTAGAAACGATTATCAAGTCATTTCTGGATACACGTATGTTCGAATTATGTACACCTATGGTTTATGGTAACCATCATATATCAAAAGCTTATCGTAAAAAGATCGGGATTCAGGATTTTAGTTTTAATCTGATCAAAAATCACGATAAAAGCAATCAGAAGAAAGTAAACCTTATTTCTATCACCGATGAAAAAATGGATCTTTCTTTTGGGTCTGTAACCAATCAAGCAGGAAAACTGGCTTATCAATCTATCACCAATGCTACAGATGCATTGGCTTCTAATCATGCTGATGTATTGGTCACTGCTCCGATCCATAAACAGAATATTCCCTGGGAATATGAGGACATCAAAGGTCATACGGAATATTTAGCGCATTATGCCAACGAGGATCATCCATTGATGATGATGGTACATAATAATCTACGCGTGGGTGTGGTAACAGGCCATCTTCCATTAAAAGAAGTTTCAAAAACGCTTACAAAGGATAGAATCATTCAAACTCTGGAGGTTTTCCAAAAAAGCTTAAAACAAGATTTTAGTATCCATCAACCAAAAATTGCGGTATTGGGATTAAATCCACATGCAGGTGACAACGGGGTGATTGGAAAGGAAGAGATGGAAACTATTATTCCAGCTATTGAAGCCTTTAATGCAGATGGAAATATCGCAATTGGACCTTTTGCCAGCGATGGTTTCTTTGGTTCAGGTCAGTTTAAAAAATTCGATGGAATTTTAGCCATGTATCATGATCAGGGCTTGATTCCATTTAAAACTATATCCAATAACGAGGGCGTCAATTTTACAGCAGGATTACCAATTGTAAGAACTTCTCCTGATCATGGAACTGCATTTGACATTGCTGGAAAAAATATCGCTGATCCTACCAGTTTTAGAAATGCAATTTATCTGGCAATGGATATTTATAGGAATCGAAAAAACTACCGCGAACTCACTAAGAATGTTCTGGAAGTGAAAAAATGA
- a CDS encoding ABC transporter ATP-binding protein produces the protein MKKLFSLLKLIKGYKFPAFLNVLFNLLSVVFGLFSLGMLVPFLNLIFLKSDADYMVYIENKPEALTLSSDTITNYFNYYMADMIISNPEGGRMDALVLICILILIFIFVKNLTRYLSYFFLATVRTGVMKDLRNSVYQKVVGLPIAYFNEEKKGDIMSRMTNDVQEVEWTIMTSLEMMFRDPFSIVIYLGTLVWISPELTLFVILILPLSGYVVGSIGKSLKKTSEDGQDQMGGLVAMMEETITGLRIIKAFTAEKLTILKFQKMNDNYTGLMTKMYRKRDLASPVSEFLGIVIMVFVIWYGGRLILTDESQALEASAFIAYIVIFTQVIPPVKSFTVAIYNVQKGRASLDRIDKILLADQVIKDPVNPVKKTEFESDIVYDHIRFKYQKDEVLKGISLNIKKGQTIALVGPSGSGKSTIADLLPRFYDVQSGSISIDQQPITDFKVEDLRALIGIVTQQSILFNDTIKGNILFGNPDATQEEIEYAAKVANAHEFILKLPGGYDYNIGDAGAKLSGGQKQRLSIARAILNNPPILVLDEATSSLDTESEKLVQEALDELMKSRTSIVIAHRLSTIVNADKIYVIEHGKIVEEGTHDQLIEKNNVYKKLYDLQSFN, from the coding sequence ATGAAAAAACTTTTTAGTTTATTAAAACTGATAAAAGGGTATAAATTTCCGGCATTTTTAAATGTGTTGTTTAACCTGTTATCCGTTGTATTTGGTCTTTTTTCACTTGGGATGTTAGTGCCGTTTTTGAATTTGATTTTTCTAAAATCAGATGCGGACTACATGGTTTATATTGAAAATAAACCGGAAGCTCTTACACTAAGCTCGGATACCATCACCAATTACTTCAATTATTACATGGCTGATATGATTATCAGTAATCCGGAAGGGGGTAGAATGGATGCGCTGGTGTTGATTTGTATTCTGATCTTGATCTTCATTTTTGTAAAGAATTTAACCAGATATTTGTCTTATTTCTTTTTAGCTACCGTAAGAACAGGGGTAATGAAAGATCTAAGAAATAGTGTGTATCAAAAGGTGGTAGGATTGCCCATCGCCTATTTCAATGAGGAAAAGAAAGGGGATATCATGTCTCGTATGACCAATGATGTTCAGGAAGTGGAATGGACGATCATGACATCCTTAGAAATGATGTTTAGAGATCCATTCTCAATAGTTATTTATTTGGGAACGCTGGTTTGGATTAGTCCGGAGTTGACGTTATTTGTGATTCTGATATTACCGTTATCCGGATATGTAGTGGGAAGTATAGGTAAATCTTTAAAGAAGACTTCTGAAGATGGTCAGGATCAAATGGGAGGTCTGGTGGCTATGATGGAAGAAACTATCACAGGACTAAGAATTATCAAAGCATTTACAGCGGAAAAACTGACGATTTTGAAGTTTCAGAAAATGAACGATAATTACACAGGTTTAATGACCAAAATGTATCGTAAAAGAGATTTGGCTTCTCCGGTGAGTGAGTTTTTGGGAATTGTAATCATGGTTTTCGTGATCTGGTATGGAGGAAGATTAATTCTGACGGATGAAAGTCAGGCATTAGAGGCTTCAGCTTTTATCGCTTACATCGTGATCTTTACGCAAGTAATTCCACCAGTGAAATCGTTCACTGTGGCGATATATAATGTGCAAAAAGGACGAGCTTCTTTAGATCGAATTGATAAAATTCTATTGGCGGATCAGGTAATAAAGGACCCTGTGAACCCAGTGAAGAAAACGGAATTTGAATCTGATATCGTATATGATCATATTCGTTTCAAATATCAAAAAGATGAAGTCCTAAAAGGAATTTCGCTAAATATCAAAAAAGGACAGACCATAGCTTTAGTGGGACCTTCCGGAAGTGGAAAGTCTACTATTGCTGATTTGTTACCTAGATTCTATGATGTGCAATCCGGGAGTATTTCTATTGATCAGCAGCCGATTACTGATTTTAAAGTTGAGGACCTAAGAGCTTTGATAGGAATTGTAACCCAACAGAGTATCTTGTTTAATGATACGATAAAAGGGAATATTCTTTTCGGAAATCCTGATGCGACTCAAGAAGAAATAGAATATGCCGCAAAAGTGGCGAATGCACATGAGTTTATTTTAAAACTTCCTGGAGGTTATGATTACAACATAGGTGATGCAGGTGCAAAGTTGTCTGGCGGTCAAAAGCAACGATTGAGTATTGCCAGAGCGATCTTAAATAATCCTCCAATTCTGGTTTTAGATGAGGCGACTTCTTCATTAGACACAGAAAGTGAAAAGTTGGTTCAGGAGGCTTTAGATGAATTAATGAAGTCAAGGACATCCATTGTGATTGCTCACCGTCTATCAACTATTGTGAATGCCGATAAAATTTACGTTATTGAGCATGGAAAAATCGTAGAAGAAGGAACACACGATCAATTGATAGAAAAGAACAATGTGTATAAAAAACTCTATGATTTACAGTCGTTTAACTAA
- a CDS encoding DUF2461 domain-containing protein has translation MAISKKSFDFLKKLSQNNNRDWFTENKSLYTDAQQNIIDFADDVLEGMSAFDQIETPSGKKALKRIYRDVRFSKNKAPYKEHYGMMFSRATKARRGTYYIHIQPGHSFIGGGFWGPEKEDLLRIRKHIAQDDSYLKEVLDSKEFKKHFNEMQGEQLKTAPKGFDKEHPSIDLLRYKQFLISESFTDEDVLHPDFAKKACQTLNAMVPFFDVMTDMLTTNLNGESLID, from the coding sequence ATGGCAATTTCAAAAAAATCTTTCGACTTTCTAAAGAAACTTTCTCAAAACAACAACAGGGATTGGTTTACCGAAAATAAATCTTTGTATACAGATGCACAGCAAAACATTATTGACTTTGCTGATGATGTATTGGAAGGTATGAGTGCTTTTGATCAGATTGAAACTCCTTCAGGGAAAAAAGCTTTGAAAAGAATCTATAGAGATGTCAGGTTTTCGAAAAACAAAGCGCCATATAAAGAACATTATGGAATGATGTTTTCCAGAGCAACCAAAGCAAGAAGAGGAACTTATTATATCCATATTCAACCCGGCCATTCATTTATAGGTGGTGGTTTTTGGGGACCTGAGAAAGAAGATCTTTTACGAATTCGTAAACATATTGCCCAGGACGATTCTTATTTAAAAGAAGTTTTAGACTCTAAAGAATTCAAAAAGCATTTCAACGAAATGCAAGGAGAACAATTAAAAACGGCCCCTAAAGGATTTGACAAAGAGCATCCTTCTATTGATTTATTGAGATACAAACAATTCCTGATCTCTGAATCTTTTACTGATGAAGATGTTTTACATCCAGACTTTGCAAAAAAAGCATGTCAGACATTAAATGCAATGGTTCCTTTCTTTGATGTGATGACCGATATGTTAACGACCAATCTAAACGGAGAGAGTTTAATCGACTAG
- a CDS encoding polysaccharide deacetylase family protein, translating into MSIIHRAPKFLKPISSHLVWSIEPHQKEIYLTFDDGPHPEITPWVLAELKKYNAKATFFLVGENASKYPEVVQSILDHGHHIGNHTYNHIKGWNTSAYKYYKNTLKCEDQFHSSLFRPPYGRITRAQHKRLSKRYKIIMWSVLSGDYDRKLSPKKIVRGVINNTVPGSVIVFHDSEKAEKNLKNSLPKVLMHLSKKGFISKAIPYDLQNSSSVRGEGK; encoded by the coding sequence ATGTCCATCATTCATAGGGCACCTAAGTTCTTAAAACCGATCAGTTCACATCTGGTTTGGTCAATAGAACCCCATCAAAAAGAAATCTATCTTACGTTTGATGACGGACCGCATCCGGAGATCACTCCGTGGGTTTTAGCAGAATTGAAAAAATATAATGCTAAAGCCACTTTCTTCCTGGTGGGTGAAAATGCTTCTAAATATCCTGAAGTCGTTCAAAGCATTTTAGATCATGGGCATCATATAGGGAATCACACCTATAATCATATTAAAGGATGGAATACTTCTGCGTATAAGTATTACAAAAACACCTTGAAATGTGAGGATCAATTTCATTCTTCACTTTTCCGCCCCCCTTATGGCCGAATTACACGCGCGCAACATAAGCGTTTATCCAAGAGATATAAGATTATTATGTGGAGTGTATTAAGTGGAGATTATGATCGCAAACTAAGTCCTAAGAAAATCGTCAGAGGCGTGATCAATAATACTGTACCGGGTTCAGTTATTGTTTTCCATGATAGTGAGAAAGCAGAAAAAAACCTTAAGAATTCACTTCCTAAGGTCTTAATGCACTTATCTAAAAAAGGATTTATTTCTAAAGCGATCCCTTATGATCTCCAGAACAGTTCATCTGTTAGAGGTGAAGGGAAATAA
- a CDS encoding toxin-antitoxin system YwqK family antitoxin gives MNRIILFLLMLISVQLYAQDTQHYITYHDTAHLQKRSEGDRLDGKETGLWKYWYPNGKLSEEAEFRRGFINGKQILYYENGQKEIENYYKRGFRDSIYLSWYEDGKQKEKGAFENDACSGIWEFWYADGKKWKTEECREGKRYIQSFWNVSGEQKVKDGKGQLQYFYDNGQLREESALNDGVRNGATVKYFSDGQKKYEGSFKDGLPDGTWVYWYENGAKWKEMSFQNGEITGPYVLFFKNGQISRKGQYENNERSGKWEAYFDDGTKDWVGEYIKGKEHGAWVVYFKNGKVESEGTYVEGKKDGNWTFYFESGKKFRSGIYKNNLEEGHWTSWWENGQVFTEGSYQNGKEEGEWISYFETGKVKDKGVFNEGKMNGQWEGWFEAGTPKYSGQWDMGERTGKWSFWYPGTILREQGNFKNNMRDGSWEYYTQYGKLESTGAYKDGVKTGNWVFNYPQGQIKRKQSFKNDRPDGECKIYTERGVLISHSNYKEGRLDGKYMIYDKEGNLKGTRVFKDGKKIK, from the coding sequence ATGAATAGAATTATTTTATTCTTATTGATGTTGATATCCGTACAGTTATATGCGCAGGACACCCAACATTATATCACTTATCATGATACCGCTCATTTGCAAAAAAGAAGTGAAGGCGATCGATTAGATGGCAAGGAAACCGGGCTATGGAAATATTGGTATCCAAATGGAAAGTTGAGTGAAGAAGCTGAGTTTAGAAGAGGGTTTATCAATGGAAAGCAAATCCTGTATTATGAAAATGGTCAAAAAGAAATAGAGAACTATTACAAAAGAGGATTTAGAGACAGTATCTACTTGTCCTGGTATGAGGACGGAAAGCAAAAAGAAAAAGGCGCTTTTGAAAATGATGCTTGTTCTGGTATCTGGGAATTCTGGTATGCTGACGGTAAAAAATGGAAAACAGAAGAATGCAGAGAAGGGAAGAGATATATTCAAAGTTTTTGGAATGTTTCAGGAGAGCAAAAGGTAAAAGATGGTAAGGGACAATTACAATATTTCTATGATAATGGACAGTTAAGAGAAGAGTCTGCATTAAATGATGGGGTAAGAAACGGAGCTACGGTGAAGTACTTTTCTGATGGACAAAAAAAATACGAAGGAAGCTTCAAAGATGGATTGCCAGATGGTACCTGGGTATATTGGTATGAAAATGGGGCGAAGTGGAAAGAGATGAGTTTCCAAAATGGAGAAATCACAGGGCCATATGTTTTATTCTTTAAAAACGGACAGATAAGTAGAAAAGGACAATACGAGAATAATGAGCGTTCTGGTAAATGGGAAGCGTATTTTGATGATGGTACTAAAGACTGGGTTGGAGAATATATTAAAGGAAAAGAACACGGTGCATGGGTAGTTTATTTCAAAAATGGCAAAGTAGAATCTGAAGGTACGTATGTAGAAGGAAAAAAGGATGGAAATTGGACTTTTTACTTTGAAAGTGGTAAAAAGTTCCGTTCTGGGATATACAAAAACAATCTGGAAGAAGGTCATTGGACCAGTTGGTGGGAAAATGGACAGGTTTTTACTGAAGGAAGTTATCAGAATGGAAAAGAAGAGGGAGAATGGATTTCATATTTTGAAACAGGAAAAGTAAAGGACAAAGGTGTATTCAATGAAGGCAAGATGAACGGGCAATGGGAAGGTTGGTTTGAGGCTGGAACACCGAAATATTCCGGACAATGGGATATGGGAGAAAGAACAGGAAAGTGGTCTTTTTGGTATCCCGGAACTATTCTAAGAGAACAAGGTAACTTTAAGAATAATATGCGAGATGGTTCCTGGGAATATTATACCCAATATGGTAAGCTGGAATCTACGGGAGCATATAAAGATGGAGTGAAAACCGGTAACTGGGTATTTAATTATCCACAAGGACAGATCAAAAGAAAACAATCATTTAAAAATGACCGACCAGATGGAGAGTGTAAAATCTACACAGAAAGAGGGGTGTTAATTAGCCATAGCAATTATAAGGAAGGTCGCTTAGATGGAAAATATATGATCTATGATAAGGAGGGTAACTTAAAGGGAACCAGAGTGTTCAAAGATGGGAAAAAGATTAAATAA
- a CDS encoding T9SS type A sorting domain-containing protein has translation MKNTLTSFATLILALGATAQITIDSADLGSIGDQITIASDTNVTGKTVSPASSTAQTFDYTMLNVSNAGNIDFLAPGATPGSSDFPASNIVISNGAEYVYGIKTITDFKMDGLYGDLFGTGVVGSLDFDPDMLMIPFPLDYNDTYSAGNVTDTIVEDTVTGIFDSLRLKSVRQITSLVDAFGTLNLPTMSDNVIRKYDVEVSTDSLWGQVFGIWQPIQQSVTTRYYYRFLAKNKSYYLLEVEADATGNVMTADYQTGAALVAGITNIIPASCYGVADGSLEAEAIGGTPPYSYVWSSGQTTAIITGLAAGTYTVTATDGAGATYMAQQDITQPDSITIVSTQIGPDHGLTDGFVYISASGGTPSYNFVWSNGETTQNIDNLAHGDYTVTATDNNSCSNSATFTVDNLTSVTDINNTDEVSLYPNPSNGQLNIKTSKKWNVEVYDLMGKRMLTAKGNGTSQMDLSGLNSGMYYVLITIDDQVFRQNLELIK, from the coding sequence ATGAAAAACACTCTTACCTCGTTTGCTACTTTGATTTTAGCTTTGGGTGCTACTGCTCAAATTACTATTGACTCTGCCGATTTAGGGAGTATTGGAGATCAAATAACTATTGCTTCTGATACCAATGTAACTGGTAAAACCGTATCACCAGCGTCAAGTACAGCACAGACATTTGATTATACAATGTTAAATGTATCTAATGCGGGTAATATTGATTTTTTAGCTCCAGGAGCTACTCCAGGTTCATCGGATTTTCCTGCATCGAATATTGTGATTTCTAATGGAGCAGAATATGTGTACGGGATAAAGACCATTACCGATTTTAAAATGGATGGTTTGTATGGCGACTTATTTGGTACTGGGGTAGTGGGTTCTTTGGATTTTGATCCGGATATGTTGATGATTCCATTTCCTTTAGATTATAACGACACTTATTCGGCAGGTAATGTTACGGATACGATTGTTGAGGATACAGTTACGGGAATCTTTGATTCATTAAGACTAAAAAGTGTTCGTCAAATTACCAGTTTGGTAGATGCATTTGGTACTTTGAATTTACCTACAATGTCAGATAACGTTATACGAAAGTATGATGTTGAGGTAAGTACTGATTCTTTATGGGGACAGGTATTTGGAATTTGGCAACCAATCCAACAATCTGTTACAACAAGATATTATTATAGATTTTTAGCAAAGAATAAAAGCTATTACTTATTGGAGGTAGAGGCAGATGCAACTGGAAATGTCATGACTGCAGATTACCAAACTGGCGCTGCATTGGTTGCAGGAATTACCAATATTATTCCTGCATCATGTTATGGTGTGGCAGATGGTTCTTTAGAAGCTGAAGCAATTGGAGGAACCCCGCCTTACTCTTATGTTTGGAGTAGTGGACAAACTACTGCGATCATTACAGGATTAGCTGCAGGGACGTATACCGTGACAGCTACCGATGGAGCAGGAGCGACTTATATGGCACAACAAGATATTACACAACCGGATTCAATTACAATCGTTTCTACACAAATCGGTCCGGATCATGGATTAACTGATGGATTTGTTTATATCAGTGCTTCAGGAGGTACTCCATCTTACAACTTTGTGTGGTCTAATGGAGAAACAACTCAAAATATCGATAATCTAGCACATGGTGATTACACGGTAACTGCTACAGATAATAACAGTTGTTCAAATTCAGCGACTTTTACGGTAGATAATTTAACTAGTGTAACAGATATCAATAATACAGATGAGGTTTCATTGTATCCAAACCCGTCAAACGGACAATTAAACATTAAGACATCTAAGAAATGGAACGTTGAGGTATATGATTTGATGGGTAAGCGTATGTTAACCGCTAAAGGTAATGGTACAAGTCAAATGGATTTATCTGGTTTAAATTCTGGCATGTATTACGTATTAATTACTATTGATGATCAAGTATTCAGACAAAATCTGGAGCTGATTAAATAA